From Leptospira limi, one genomic window encodes:
- a CDS encoding AfsA-related hotdog domain-containing protein, which yields MKVSEKEELPTVLPLDKRYTRTYFQEDSFVSNIRRALPRMILADIMEHDVLPKLNEEEKQFLLFYYIKRTDASGSYYQLKTIPSRIRKESADRILNEANIDASGREFLSQFYHFDTEIEQYVLNDQVTEADEIKILQLVKRRDYYVGNVEKSMISAIFERFPEIPKRDTFFANLYVPPTHKYYSPPNLKHISGMQIVEAARQLGIACNHMFGKVPFEDVTFLLLYLNSEFLQYAKMNMPIKLRVKAKEVKYSKSGYWNYSKLAITAYQENQEITKIEMAASILPLKVYKRLKSTQEEVYEIDPRFRILDRFKNNISIRENGRNIVSTIENISNSGFMVRCSGIHPGTLSTEQQLEFFMHFDIVGFVHGTCILLWVKEDDNNEDMFFAGFRFEEISDLDRANVKEAINRYGRLIEDREIQ from the coding sequence ATGAAGGTTTCCGAAAAAGAAGAACTCCCCACTGTTTTACCTCTCGATAAACGATACACTCGCACATATTTCCAAGAAGATAGTTTTGTTTCCAATATAAGAAGAGCTTTACCTCGGATGATTTTGGCAGACATTATGGAACATGATGTTTTACCAAAATTAAACGAAGAAGAAAAACAATTTCTTTTATTCTATTATATTAAAAGAACTGATGCGTCGGGAAGTTATTATCAATTAAAAACGATACCTTCAAGGATACGCAAAGAATCAGCAGATCGTATTTTAAATGAAGCGAATATTGACGCTTCAGGTCGGGAATTCTTAAGCCAATTTTATCATTTTGATACAGAAATCGAACAATATGTACTCAATGACCAAGTGACAGAAGCTGATGAGATTAAAATCTTACAACTTGTCAAACGCCGAGATTATTATGTAGGCAATGTAGAAAAATCGATGATCTCTGCAATTTTTGAAAGATTCCCTGAGATTCCAAAACGGGACACATTTTTTGCAAATTTGTATGTCCCTCCAACTCATAAATACTATTCTCCTCCTAATTTAAAACACATATCAGGTATGCAAATTGTGGAAGCGGCGAGGCAATTGGGAATTGCATGTAATCACATGTTTGGGAAAGTCCCTTTTGAAGATGTCACCTTCTTATTGTTATATTTAAATTCAGAATTTTTGCAATATGCAAAAATGAATATGCCCATTAAACTTAGAGTCAAAGCTAAAGAAGTTAAATATAGCAAATCTGGGTATTGGAATTACTCTAAACTCGCCATTACTGCCTACCAAGAGAACCAAGAAATTACAAAAATTGAAATGGCTGCGAGTATTTTGCCTCTAAAGGTATACAAACGCTTAAAAAGCACGCAGGAAGAAGTGTATGAAATTGATCCAAGGTTTCGGATTTTGGATCGTTTTAAGAACAACATTTCCATCCGAGAAAATGGAAGGAATATTGTCTCAACAATCGAAAATATATCAAATTCTGGATTTATGGTGCGCTGCTCAGGAATCCACCCCGGAACATTGTCCACTGAGCAACAATTAGAATTTTTTATGCATTTTGATATTGTTGGTTTCGTACACGGAACTTGTATTTTATTATGGGTAAAAGAAGACGATAATAATGAAGATATGTTTTTTGCTGGATTTCGTTTTGAAGAAATATCTGATCTAGACAGGGCAAATGTAAAGGAAGCAATCAATCGGTATGGAAGATTGATAGAAGATAGGGAAATCCAATGA
- a CDS encoding universal stress protein, producing MEKLIQKLIIPIDGSPSSTKALEFGLALAKASNAVCYVVEVIEDFGPLPGYYDAAPPGKDRVKWISEQRFEKIHPILDETTVKWNRVVLEGYPAEEICKLAEKEKVDLIVIGSRGHGILGRFIMGSVSDRVVHYAPCSVTVVR from the coding sequence ATGGAAAAATTAATACAAAAACTGATCATCCCCATTGATGGTTCACCAAGTTCGACAAAGGCCTTAGAATTTGGATTGGCATTAGCCAAGGCAAGTAATGCAGTTTGTTATGTTGTAGAAGTGATCGAGGATTTTGGACCACTCCCTGGGTATTACGATGCAGCACCTCCCGGGAAGGATCGAGTCAAATGGATCTCGGAACAACGATTTGAAAAAATCCATCCGATATTAGATGAGACAACTGTAAAGTGGAATCGTGTGGTATTAGAAGGATATCCAGCAGAAGAAATTTGTAAACTAGCAGAAAAAGAAAAAGTCGATTTGATTGTGATTGGAAGTCGTGGTCATGGAATCTTAGGCAGATTCATCATGGGAAGTGTCTCTGATCGAGTTGTACATTATGCGCCATGTTCCGTAACTGTTGTTAGGTGA